Below is a window of Candidatus Poribacteria bacterium DNA.
CATGCCGAGTTCTTTGAATTCCTCGGCGGCAGCCTGCATCAACAAGCCAACCTCCCAATGCCCGGTGTGGTAGCCAAGTGCAATCGGACTCCCGTCCGGTGCGCGGATCCCCCCTTGTGTGCTAAGGATAAGAAACTCTCTCCGATTAAGTTCACCGGGCGCCCATCCCATACCTGCATTATGGCTCCAAGCGAAGACATCTCCGCTCGGCAAATTGAGCAGCATTTCCGGCGTCAGTGGCAGACTGCCCTCAGGACCGGGTGAATGGGTTTCCAAATCGTAAATTGTAGAATCGTTAGAATCCAGAAGCTCGTTGAAAGCAACAGTTTTCTTAGAAGCCATATTATATACCTACTTTCGTATCAAAAACGGAAAAACGCCCCATTATGTTGAATATCACAGCGGTTTGCCGCGCAGCGCCCGCCGGCACTGCATCAGTCCGTTGCCGGTGACATTATACGCAAAGGTGTTCATCCGTCGAGGCAGATTAGAGGTGTTAGCAGCGGAGCCGTGAATAATCAGCGCGTTGAAAAAGACCCCATCCCCCGGTTCCATCTCGACTTTAACAGCATCCTCGCGTTCATGGTAGTGTCCCGGCAAGAATACGCCAAATGTCTGTTGACGTCGTTGATGTTCTTGCAAACCCCATTTATGGCTGCCGGGGACAAACTGGATGCAGCCGTTCTCCTGTCTTGTGGCATCAATCGCCAGTTGGCAGTTCACCATCAACGGGCGATTATCGTCCCGATTCCAATAGGCATAATCCTGATGCCACGGAATCGCTGTGCCATCTTTGGCATCTTTGGGGAGCAGCTTGCTGTGATAGAGTGAAACATTGGGACCAATCATCTGTTCAATAATGTCCAACATTGTATCGGAACGCAGAATTTGGTTCAGGGTCGGGCTTATCAACTCGCTGTTCATCAGCTGCTTAAGCCGTGGGGGTAGGGAAGGATCATCGAACTCTTCCCACGAAAGACCAACCCCTTCAACCGGTTGTTCCGCCATGCGATTGTGAATGTTTTCAATCTCTTCACGGATTTTTTCTATCTCTTCAGGCGAAGCAAGGGCTTTTTTCAGAATAAAACCGTTCTCCTCGTAGGATTGCTTTTCTTTGGGAGTGAGCATCAATTCCATTCCTTTCATGACTATGCGGGCTTAGTAAACTGAAGATAGATAGCATAGATTGCGAGTCCGATCATCGCGAGAAAACATGCCCAAAGCACGGCGTCGGACTTCCGTCCCGGTGCGATACGGCGATCGGTGCGAAAATATCGCAGGTAGATTGTATTCCCCGCAACAAGTGGCATCATCATCGCCCCAATCGTGCCACTGATAGTGAGCATCCAGACCGGATTCTTGATAAAGAAATAACACACCGATTGGATGGCTGGTGCAGCCACCGCCCAGATTCGTCGCACACGGACTCTCTTGTTGTAGTCGTTGGGGTCAATCACACCAATGACGCCCATTACATCGGCGATCATCCGTGAACCACCACCGAGCCCCGACACCACCGTTGAAAAAAGGACAAAGAATCCCCCGAACATGAACAGCCACCATGCCCATTGACCTAACGTCTGTGTGTACATATTAGACAAAATACTGAGCGTATCCAATCCGTCGGGCATCTGTCCCATACGATTCAGTACGCCGGCACCCAGCATGTAAAAAGGGATCGTTGCAAAAGTCAGAACAATTAACGTCAGAACCACATCGGTCTGCATAACGCGAATCCAGCCACGCGCCCGATTTACCCAGCCTTCGCTGTCATCGGTCGGTCCGGTGAAACGGGCATAGCCCTTTTCGGTGCACCAATAGGTGTACGCCATAGACTCACCGGCATTGACACCGGTGCCTCCATAAGCCGCCAAGGCAGCTGCAATTGCAAAGGCAGGGAAATCAAACCGTAGTCCAGCCCCCACGTCCGCCCACGTGATAGCATATTCTGTGAATTGTAGCAGGATCGCACATGCCAACGTGATGAAGGTGAAAGTCACAACCATGAAGGTCAACAACTTTTCGAGGAAACGATAGGTGCCGCTCAGAATCAACGTCGCTGTCACTATAGCAACGATAATTGTCCAGTATCTCGAGTCCATAAACGGCATCATCATGCTCAATGCCTGTCCTGCACCCCCATAAATTCCACCACCACCCATGAGACCGGGAATCTGTTGCAGGAACCATAGGAAAATAAACCAAGACATTTTGCTGCGGAAAAAGGGAAACTTACCGGGGATATCGTTGAACGCAGAGAGAGCGGTATTGCCCGATGAGACAGCGTAACGTCCGAGTTCTGCCTGCACAATACTCTTGCCCCAGCAACTGAGTAGCATCCACCAAAGCATTACAAAACCGACCGTTGCGCCGAGCGTTGTCGTAAGAATAATTTCGCCTGATCCAACCACGGAACCAACTAAAATTAACCCTGGTCCGAGAAACTTGACCGTATTCCAAAACCCAACGGGAGGTTCTTGAATATATTCGCTTCGCAGAGCATAGGGATCTTCAGCGTGTCTCTCTACATTTGTATCTTCGTTTTCTGCCATAAATTCAGTCCTTTCAATTTAGAATGAATACATGAGATTTTTGATTTACTAGCGAACTCTTTAGTCAACCGATTGATGCCATTTTCAAATGTCCACGCCACTGGGTCTGTAACACCTCTTTCAACACCTGATGCACGGGTTGGCTCAGATTAGGGTCTGCCTTAGCGAGCCGATTCGCCTCTGACTTAGCGATTTCAAGCAATGACACATCCCTGAGGATGTTGGCAATTTT
It encodes the following:
- a CDS encoding YjhG/YagF family D-xylonate dehydratase, giving the protein MASKKTVAFNELLDSNDSTIYDLETHSPGPEGSLPLTPEMLLNLPSGDVFAWSHNAGMGWAPGELNRREFLILSTQGGIRAPDGSPIALGYHTGHWEVGLLMQAAAEEFKELGM
- a CDS encoding phytanoyl-CoA dioxygenase family protein; translated protein: MLTPKEKQSYEENGFILKKALASPEEIEKIREEIENIHNRMAEQPVEGVGLSWEEFDDPSLPPRLKQLMNSELISPTLNQILRSDTMLDIIEQMIGPNVSLYHSKLLPKDAKDGTAIPWHQDYAYWNRDDNRPLMVNCQLAIDATRQENGCIQFVPGSHKWGLQEHQRRQQTFGVFLPGHYHEREDAVKVEMEPGDGVFFNALIIHGSAANTSNLPRRMNTFAYNVTGNGLMQCRRALRGKPL
- a CDS encoding Nramp family divalent metal transporter, with amino-acid sequence MAENEDTNVERHAEDPYALRSEYIQEPPVGFWNTVKFLGPGLILVGSVVGSGEIILTTTLGATVGFVMLWWMLLSCWGKSIVQAELGRYAVSSGNTALSAFNDIPGKFPFFRSKMSWFIFLWFLQQIPGLMGGGGIYGGAGQALSMMMPFMDSRYWTIIVAIVTATLILSGTYRFLEKLLTFMVVTFTFITLACAILLQFTEYAITWADVGAGLRFDFPAFAIAAALAAYGGTGVNAGESMAYTYWCTEKGYARFTGPTDDSEGWVNRARGWIRVMQTDVVLTLIVLTFATIPFYMLGAGVLNRMGQMPDGLDTLSILSNMYTQTLGQWAWWLFMFGGFFVLFSTVVSGLGGGSRMIADVMGVIGVIDPNDYNKRVRVRRIWAVAAPAIQSVCYFFIKNPVWMLTISGTIGAMMMPLVAGNTIYLRYFRTDRRIAPGRKSDAVLWACFLAMIGLAIYAIYLQFTKPA